One window of the Halobacillus litoralis genome contains the following:
- a CDS encoding polysaccharide biosynthesis protein — MTTAYRRRLFLLIAIDSIIVSFSIYMSHFFLNPYVAVFDQIMLVSSLALLISHHLFSSMLGMYKKKWRYASTEELLGIFTVVTLSIISTAIIQVLAFGMIYERALTITWMLHILLIGGVRFAWQYYKTYGITLNPKLRKAKILSQNPNRQKTLIVGAGAAGRMLARQMNSSKEFNGEVTGFVDDDFTMHHLTISGLPVFGNTEKIEQIVEKYQVNHIVIAMPSVERERIKEIIQTAKSVVKNVQTLPMIEDIALGNVSVNQIRDVEIEDLLGRDPVELDIDSIESEVKGRTVMVTGAGGSIGSEICRQLVKFGPERLILLGHGENSIYTIHMELKQYEIDTELVTVIADVQDRERIFQVVGDYAPSYIYHAAAHKHVPLMEANPKEAVKNNVIGTKNVAEAADHAGVKTFVLVSTDKAVNPPNVMGSTKRIAEMVIQNLSKRSRTNFVAVRFGNVLGSRGSVIPLFKKQIAAGGPVTVTHPDMTRYFMTIPEASRLVLQAGALARGGEVFVLDMGEPVKIVDLARNLIHLSGFTEDEVPIDFNGIRPGEKMYEELLSEKEVNKKPVFPKIFIGKTVEFDYRLVQYLLDHHLESSVDDLKEYAIDLANNQIPNHKIENVYALRT; from the coding sequence ATGACAACAGCTTATCGAAGACGTTTATTCCTGCTGATTGCCATTGATTCAATCATCGTTTCCTTTTCCATCTACATGTCGCACTTCTTCTTGAATCCATATGTCGCTGTTTTCGACCAGATCATGCTTGTATCATCTCTTGCTCTATTAATCTCACATCATTTATTTTCAAGCATGCTCGGTATGTATAAGAAGAAATGGCGTTATGCGAGTACAGAAGAACTGCTCGGCATCTTTACTGTCGTCACTCTATCTATTATATCGACAGCAATCATTCAAGTTTTAGCTTTTGGGATGATTTATGAACGGGCGCTCACAATCACATGGATGTTACATATCTTGTTGATCGGTGGAGTGAGGTTCGCATGGCAGTATTATAAAACCTATGGAATTACGTTGAATCCGAAACTGAGAAAAGCGAAAATCCTCAGTCAAAACCCTAACCGCCAAAAGACATTGATTGTCGGAGCAGGAGCAGCCGGGCGCATGCTGGCAAGACAGATGAACAGCTCGAAGGAATTCAATGGGGAAGTCACCGGCTTTGTGGACGATGACTTCACGATGCATCATCTGACGATCAGTGGCTTGCCGGTCTTTGGTAATACAGAAAAAATAGAACAGATTGTAGAAAAATATCAGGTCAATCATATTGTGATTGCTATGCCTTCTGTAGAGAGAGAGCGGATTAAAGAAATCATCCAAACCGCAAAAAGTGTTGTAAAAAACGTGCAGACACTGCCGATGATTGAAGATATCGCGCTTGGTAATGTTTCCGTCAATCAAATCCGCGACGTAGAGATTGAGGATTTGTTAGGACGTGACCCTGTCGAACTTGATATCGACTCGATTGAGTCCGAAGTAAAAGGGAGAACGGTTATGGTTACGGGCGCCGGCGGCAGTATCGGCTCAGAAATATGCCGACAGCTGGTGAAGTTTGGACCAGAGCGTCTCATTTTACTCGGTCATGGAGAAAACAGCATTTATACGATCCATATGGAGTTAAAGCAATATGAAATCGATACAGAACTGGTGACCGTTATCGCCGATGTTCAGGATCGAGAGCGAATCTTCCAAGTCGTGGGAGATTATGCCCCTTCCTATATCTACCATGCAGCTGCCCATAAACATGTGCCATTGATGGAAGCGAATCCGAAAGAAGCGGTGAAGAATAACGTGATTGGGACGAAAAATGTCGCCGAAGCAGCTGATCATGCCGGTGTGAAAACATTCGTCCTTGTTTCGACCGACAAAGCGGTCAACCCACCGAACGTGATGGGCTCGACGAAGCGGATTGCGGAAATGGTGATCCAGAACCTGAGTAAAAGAAGCAGGACTAATTTTGTCGCTGTACGCTTTGGGAATGTTCTCGGAAGCCGGGGCAGCGTAATTCCATTGTTCAAGAAACAGATTGCGGCAGGCGGCCCCGTTACAGTCACTCATCCAGACATGACACGGTACTTCATGACAATACCAGAAGCTTCAAGGTTAGTGCTTCAGGCTGGAGCATTAGCTAGAGGCGGCGAGGTATTTGTTCTTGATATGGGCGAACCGGTTAAGATCGTCGATCTAGCGAGAAATTTAATTCATCTATCAGGGTTTACAGAGGATGAGGTTCCGATTGATTTTAATGGGATAAGACCTGGTGAGAAGATGTATGAGGAGCTTCTTAGTGAAAAAGAAGTGAATAAGAAACCAGTATTTCCTAAGATTTTCATTGGGAAGACGGTGGAGTTTGACTATCGATTAGTGCAATATCTATTGGATCATCATTTGGAAAGCAGTGTGGATGATTTGAAAGAATATGCGATTGACTTGGCTAATAACCAAATTCCCAATCATAAGATTGAGAACGTTTATGCTCTTAGAACTTAA
- a CDS encoding NAD-dependent epimerase produces MKKISVTGAAGFIGFNLSKRLLSEGFQVVGLDNINDYYDPNLKHSRLDILKEEKNFKLYKINLEEKERMNDFFEKERPEIVIHLAAQAGVRYSLENPQAYIESNVVGFTNILEGCRHYKVEQLIYASSSSVYGANTSLPFSVHDNVDHPISLYAATKKSNELMAHTYSHLYKLPTTGLRFFTVYGPWGRPDMALFLFTQAILNGEPIKVFNNGEMMRDFTYIDDIVESIYRLTKTTPKPNTLWSSNNPDPGTSYAPYKVYNIGNNNPVRLMDFISAIEKKLGIEAKKDFLPLQPGDVPETYADVEDLFREVDFRPQTSIKDGISNFIDWYLEYYQIDNK; encoded by the coding sequence ATGAAGAAAATTTCAGTTACAGGTGCAGCAGGCTTCATTGGTTTTAATTTATCAAAAAGATTACTTTCAGAAGGGTTTCAAGTGGTGGGGTTGGATAACATAAACGATTATTACGACCCTAATTTAAAACACTCACGCTTGGATATTCTGAAAGAAGAGAAGAACTTTAAGTTGTATAAAATTAATTTGGAAGAGAAGGAAAGAATGAATGACTTTTTTGAAAAAGAGAGGCCTGAAATTGTCATTCACTTAGCAGCACAAGCTGGTGTTCGATATAGTCTTGAAAACCCTCAAGCCTATATAGAATCAAACGTTGTAGGTTTCACAAATATACTAGAAGGGTGCAGACATTACAAAGTAGAACAATTAATATATGCTTCTTCAAGTTCTGTTTATGGCGCAAACACTAGTTTACCGTTTTCTGTCCACGATAATGTTGATCATCCTATCAGTTTATATGCCGCAACTAAGAAGTCTAATGAACTTATGGCACATACTTACAGTCATCTATATAAACTACCTACTACAGGTTTGAGATTCTTCACAGTTTATGGTCCATGGGGAAGGCCAGACATGGCTTTATTCTTATTTACTCAAGCCATTTTGAACGGTGAACCCATTAAAGTTTTTAATAATGGAGAAATGATGAGAGATTTCACTTACATTGATGATATTGTAGAAAGTATTTATCGTTTAACTAAGACTACTCCTAAACCGAATACTCTATGGAGTAGCAACAACCCTGATCCTGGCACAAGCTATGCACCATACAAAGTATATAATATAGGAAATAACAATCCTGTGAGGCTTATGGATTTCATTAGTGCTATAGAAAAAAAGTTAGGGATAGAAGCAAAAAAAGATTTTCTTCCTTTACAACCTGGCGATGTGCCTGAAACATACGCAGATGTAGAAGATCTTTTTAGAGAAGTTGATTTCCGACCACAGACTTCAATTAAAGATGGAATTAGTAATTTTATTGATTGGTACCTAGAATACTACCAAATCGACAATAAATAG